CCACGTGCCAGGCTGTCGCGGCGTGCCCTGGCATAGGCGCTGGGAGGGATCGTCGTGGCGCACCTGAGCGTGGCTCGGGTCGCTGAAGCCCTTGGCGTGTCGTGGAATACGGCCAACGACGCGATCCCGTGGAGAGTGCCGACCATGGCCGCTACCTCGCCCGCCCAACTGTAGGCTGTCGCGGAACGCGGAGAGGGCGGGAAAAAATGGTAAGGGGCGACGAAGCAGCAACCGTTCCGGTCGAGGGCGAAGCCGTTGAGGTCGAGGCTTTCGCCGCGGAGGGCAACAGCGTCGCCACTGTGCCAGTGCACATCTCCTACGGCATCATCGAACGGTTCTCCGAGGGCCTGTATAGCTCGCCGAACAAGACGTTCGAGGAGTTGGTGACCAACTCTTACGACGCCGGCGCGGAGCGCGTATGGGTCTACCTGCCCACTGACTTCGAGGCGCCCGAGGCCACGCTTGTCGTGATCGACGATGGCGCCAGCATGGATCTAGACGGCCTCAAGAATCTCTGGCGGATCGGCGAGTCACTCAAGCGCACGGATCAGAAGCCGGCTGGGCGTGCACGTCCCGTTGGCAAGTTCGGCATCGGGAAGCTCGCCACCTATGTCCTGGCCGAACGTCTCACGTACATCGTCCACCCGGACGATAGCTACCTCGCAGTCACGATGGACTACGGCCGAGTCGCCGAGGGTCACGAGCTCATGGCCGGCACAAACCTCGCCCTTGAAGTCGTAGAACTGACCGAGGAGCAAGCGCACCAGGCCATCCGAGACGCGATGATGAGCGCCCAGCATGACGGAGACCAGTCGTTCGCGGAGCAGGCGCTGGTGGCGCTCGGCGAGCACCACTGGACGGCCGCGATCCTCACTAACCTCAAGGATACGGCGAAGCGCATCAGCATCGGTCGACTCCGCTGGGTATTGAGCACGGCGCTACCTCTCAATCCCGGCTTCAACCTCTGGCTCAACGACATTCATGTCGCGTCCTCGAAGGCTGGCGCCGAGCCCTTGTGGACCTTCACCGTCGGCCAGGACGAGAGCACCTTGTCCGCCAACGACGACCGACCTTGGCGGCCTGGCGATAAGGTCAAGGTGACGGTTGAGGTCGAGCAGCCGGGCGATGATGGCCATGAGCCGACCCTCGTCCAGAAGGAGATTCCCGCCCTCAGATTGCCCAACGCCGGTATCGTGTACGGCGCCGCCTTCATGTACAACGAGCCGCTAGAACGTGGCAAAAGCGAGTACCTCGGCCGCAGTCACGGGTTCTTCGTTCGAGTACGCGGCCGCCTCATCAACCTCGACTCCGAAGACTTCGAGGTTGGCCCCGAGCTCCGTCACGGCACATTGACCCGCTTCCGCATGGAGATCAACGCTGACGACCTTGACGACCAGGTCGCCAGCGCAAGGGAAGCGCTTAAGGAGTCGCCCGCCCTAGAGGAGCTCAAGAACTACCTCCTTGCCGTGTTCAATAAGGCGCGTGGTGTGTCCTCCGAGCGGGACGCTGACGATGCCATCACGCGCTTGTCGAAGCAGGGCCGGTTGTCGAGCGCGCCGCCTGGCTTGAGCCAGGGCCCCCTTCGCAGAATGCTCCAGCGCGCGGCCGCCGGCGACCGCAGCGTCCAAGAAGCCCTCGGCCTAGACGATACGACGCACACTGATGCCGCGACTCAGGCACTCGCGGATGACAACGACCTCGTCGAGAGCGTCCTACTCGAGACCTCCAGTGCGGATAAACCGTTCGTTATGTACGACCCCGCCCGACGCGCGGCTGTCCTCAACCAGAGCCACCCATTCGTG
The DNA window shown above is from Rudaeicoccus suwonensis and carries:
- a CDS encoding ATP-binding protein codes for the protein MVRGDEAATVPVEGEAVEVEAFAAEGNSVATVPVHISYGIIERFSEGLYSSPNKTFEELVTNSYDAGAERVWVYLPTDFEAPEATLVVIDDGASMDLDGLKNLWRIGESLKRTDQKPAGRARPVGKFGIGKLATYVLAERLTYIVHPDDSYLAVTMDYGRVAEGHELMAGTNLALEVVELTEEQAHQAIRDAMMSAQHDGDQSFAEQALVALGEHHWTAAILTNLKDTAKRISIGRLRWVLSTALPLNPGFNLWLNDIHVASSKAGAEPLWTFTVGQDESTLSANDDRPWRPGDKVKVTVEVEQPGDDGHEPTLVQKEIPALRLPNAGIVYGAAFMYNEPLERGKSEYLGRSHGFFVRVRGRLINLDSEDFEVGPELRHGTLTRFRMEINADDLDDQVASAREALKESPALEELKNYLLAVFNKARGVSSERDADDAITRLSKQGRLSSAPPGLSQGPLRRMLQRAAAGDRSVQEALGLDDTTHTDAATQALADDNDLVESVLLETSSADKPFVMYDPARRAAVLNQSHPFVANYIGTKATAEPLKLLGLTDIMVQAYLLDENVAPDAVARVVKRRDGFLRALTNRYPRSAHVIAQALRDATNNENALEDAVGDALELLGFEVQRFGGASHGVDGIATARLGWRADGDSSISYALTYDAKSTANAEKKLTEGEDGTPIVLEAPGKIRADTARTSVLKVHRQRALEEHNLKVEPEFTLLVAPDYQGANDALGLINAVCANDGITAVRVSDLAKLVELFALQGFTPADMRGLFELRTPEETHTWVAEREQMARVPAPPVAILVQTLVKFSESKRPASRDALGAWLDAEGVELTPSEVDALIRGLAALAPRSVFADDRIVALNASPAALYAEVRASLDEFDPSLVDEYKETVPKEDA